From Doryrhamphus excisus isolate RoL2022-K1 chromosome 22, RoL_Dexc_1.0, whole genome shotgun sequence, one genomic window encodes:
- the ntn2 gene encoding netrin 2, translated as MREPWRYLLCLGLLAYSASSPSGNNPFAGQQTPVDPCYDDAGAARRCIPEFINAAFGKEVAVSSMCGRPPSRSCSVVDRGDDRPSVRTCQICDAADPRRSHPASYLTDLNSAHNLTCWQSENLNTSPHNVTLTLSLGKKFEITYVSLQFCSPRPESLAIYKSMDYGKTWMPYQFYSSQCRRVYNRPNKATITKQNEQEALCTDGHTDLYPLSGGLIAFSTLDGRPSGKDFDNSPVLQDWVTVTDIRVVFSRPQPSRELAVGSNSGGGRDDDLMGVTSTLPTYFYAVGDFQVGGRCKCNGHASRCLKDKEGKLVCDCKHNTEGPECDRCKPFHYDRPWQRASAREANECLPCNCNLHARRCRFNMELYKLSGRKSGGVCMNCRHNTAGRHCHYCKEGFYRDMARPITHRRACKACDCHPVGAAGKTCNQTTGQCPCKDGVTGITCNRCAKGYQQSRSPVAPCIKIPVVNPTAVVSSTEEPADCESYCKPVKGNLKINMKKYCKKDYAVQVNVLDMETVGDWAKFSVNVLSVYKSRSEPLKRGDNILWVHMKDLACKCPKIQMSKRFLVMGSSDGPGIGTGAGPGVGPGGGTSHPGGERVGLLADKNSLVIQWRDVWTRRLRKFQRKEKKGKCGKA; from the exons ATGAGGGAACCCTGGAGGTACCTACTGTGCTTGGGTCTCCTGGCATACTCAGCCTCTTCACCCAGTGGCAACAATCCCTTTGCGGGGCAGCAGACTCCTGTGGACCCTTGCTACGACGACGCAGGTGCAGCCCGCCGCTGCATCCCAGAGTTCATCAACGCCGCCTTTGGCAAAGAGGTGGCCGTGTCCAGCATGTGCGGCCGCCCTCCTTCCCGCTCCTGTAGCGTTGTGGATCGTGGCGACGACAGGCCATCGGTGCGCACGTGCCAGATTTGTGACGCCGCAGACCCCCGTCGCTCCCATCCGGCTTCCTACCTCACAGACCTCAACTCGGCTCACAACCTGACTTGTTGGCAGTCAGAGAACCTGAACACATCGCCACACAATGTGACCCTGACTCTTTCCCTTGGTAAAAAGTTCGAGATCACCTACGTGAGCTTGCAGTTCTGCTCTCCAAGACCTGAGTCGCTTGCTATCTACAAGAGCATGGACTATGGCAAGACCTGGATGCCGTACCAGTTCTACTCATCACAGTGTCGACGTGTATACAATCGACCCAACAAAGCAACCATCACAAAACAGAACGAACAGGAGGCTCTGTGTACCGACGGCCACACTGACCTCTACCCCCTCTCTGGAGGACTCATCGCGTTCAGCaccttggatgggagaccatcTGGCAAGGACTTTGACAACAGCCCGGTCCTTCAGGACTGGGTGACCGTCACCGACATCCGTGTGGTCTTCAGCCGGCCCCAACCATCGAGGGAGCTGGCGGTCGGAAGCAACAGCGGAGGAGGAAGGGATGATGACCTCATGGGGGTGACCTCGACGCTGCCCACGTATTTCTACGCGGTGGGCGACTTCCAGGTGGGCGGACGGTGCAAGTGCAACGGCCATGCGTCACGCTGCCTGAAAGACAAGGAGGGAAAGCTGGTATGCGACTGCAAGCACAACACAGAAGGACCTGAATGCGACCGCTGTAAGCCCTTCCATTACGACCGCCCATGGCAGAGGGCCAGCGCCCGAGAGGCCAACGAGTGTCTGC CATGTAACTGCAACCTGCACGCCCGCCGCTGTCGCTTCAACATGGAGCTGTACAAGCTGTCGGGGAGGAAGAGTGGAGGTGTGTGCATGAACTGTCGACACAACACCGCGGGACGCCACTGCCATTATTGCAAGGAGGGATTCTACCGCGACATGGCCCGACCCATCACTCACCGCAGGGCTTGCAAGG CATGTGACTGCCACCCTGTGGGAGCAGCGGGTAAAACATGCAACCAGACCACAGGGCAGTGCCCCTGCAAGGACGGAGTGACCGGCATCACCTGCAACCGCTGTGCCAAGGGATACCAGCAGAGCCGCTCCCCTGTTGCCCCCTGCATCA AGATCCCCGTGGTCAACCCCACAGCTGTGGTGAGCAGCACAGAAGAACCAGCAG ACTGTGAGTCGTACTGCAAACCGGTGAAGGGCAACCTGAAGATCAACATGAAGAAGTACTGCAAAAAGGATTATG CGGTCCAAGTGAACGTGCTGGATATGGAGACGGTCGGCGACTGGGCCAAGTTTTCCGTCAATGTCTTGTCAGTGTACAAGAGCCGTAGCGAGCCCCTGAAGCGTGGAGACAACATCTTGTGGGTGCACATGAAGGACCTGGCTTGCAAGTGTCCCAAGATCCAGATGAGCAAGCGCTTCCTGGTCATGGGCAGCAGTGATGGTCCTGGGATTGGCACAGGAGCGGGGCCAGGGGTGGGGCCCGGTGGGGGGACCTCCCACCCCGGGGGGGAACGCGTGGGTCTGCTGGCCGATAAGAACAGCCTGGTGATCCAGTGGAGGGACGTTTGGACGAGACGACTGAGGAAGTTCCAGCGCAAGGAGAAGAAGGGGAAGTGCGGCAAAGCATGA